The Cellulomonas shaoxiangyii sequence CGCCCCCGTCGCCCCGGCCGGCGTTGAGTGCGGCGACGTCGATCGGACGTGCCACCGCGGCCACCTCGTCGAGCAGCGTCTGCACGCCGTCGGCCGTGGTCAGGTCGGCCTGCACGGCCCGGACCGCGGTGCCGAGCTGCGCGAGCCCGTCCGCGGCGAGCGTCAGCTCCGGGTTCTCGGCCGTCACGAGCAGGTCGAAGCCGCGCTCGGCGAGCTCGCGCGCCAGCTCCAGGCCGATCCCGCTCGACGCGCCGGTGACGAGCGCGAGGGGACGGACGGTCAGGTCGGTCAGGTCGTTCTCCATGCTGGGGATCCTCCGCAGGTCGACTGCCCACGACGCTACGGGCGGTCCCCGTCCCCGGCATCCCGGGCCGGGGTCAGGGGCGCCGGCGCCGGGCGGGCTCGGCCGTGGAGGCGCGCACCACGAGGTGGGTCGGCAGGGTCAGCTCGGTGTCGCACGGCGGCTCGGCGGCCGACGCGCGCGCCGCCGCGACGAGCCGCAGCAGCAGGTCGACGGCGGTCGCGCCGGCGCGGCGCTGCGGCACGGCCACCGTGGTCAGGGCGGGGTGCCCCATCGTCGCGACGGTGTCGTCGTGGCCGACCACGCTCAGGTCGTCCGGCACGCGCACGCCGCGGGCGGCCGCGCGGGTGAGCAGGCCGACCGCGACGAGGTCGTTGTACGCGAGGACCGCCGTGGCGCCGTCGGCGAGGACGAGGTCCGCCGCCTGCACGCCCCCCGCGAACGTCGGTGCGACCGCGGGGCAGCGCACCACCTCGACCCCGCCGTCGGCGGTGGCGGCGGCGAGCCCCAGGTCGCGCTGCGCACCGGCCCACGACGACGGGCGCCCGGGCACGTAGACGATCCGCCGGTGCCCGAGGGCGCGCAGGTGCTCGACCGCCTGCCGGGTGCCGTCGGCGAGGTCCGCCACGACCGACGGCAGCCCGTCGACCCGGCGGTGCAGCAGGACGGTCGTGGCGCGGTCGGCCACGTCGAGCAGCGCGGCGTCCGACGCGCGGGGCGAGCACAGGAGGAGGCCGTCGGTGCCGCGCCGCAGCGACGCGACGGCCTCGACCTCGAGCCCGGCCTCCTCGTCGGTGTCGGTGACGAACACGGGCAGGTCCGCGGCGCGGGCGCGCGCCGCGACGCCCTTGGCGACGTCCGCGAAGAACGGGTTGGTCAGGTCGGGGACGACCAGCCCGAGCGCGCCGGCCCGGCCGGTGATGAGGCCGCGCGCGGCGCGGTTCGGCCGGTAGCCGAGCCGCTCGGCGACGGCCCGGACGGCGTCCCGCGTCGAGGGGCTGACCGTGCCGCCCGTCAGCGCGCGCGAGGCCGTCGCGGCGGAGACGCCGGCCTCGCGGGCGACGTCCTGCAGGGTCGTGGGCACCGGGCTCCCCGTCAGGTCACGGCGCCGAGCTGCCACGGCACGAACTCGTCGCGTCCGAGGTCGAGCTCCTCGCTGACGGTCGGGCGGCCGGACGCCACCGCGAGCACGAGGTCCAGGATCTCCTCGCCGACGCCCTCGATCGTCGCCGTGCCCGTGACGATGCGGCCCGCGTCGAGGTCCATGTCCTCGCGCATGCGCTCGTACATCTCGCTGTTCGTGGCGACCTTGATGCACGGCGCCGGCTTCGTGCCGAGGACCGAGCCGCGGCCGGTGGTGAACACGACCACCGTCGCGCCGCCGGCGACCAGGCCGGTCACGGAGACGGGGTCGTAGCCCGGGGTGTCCATGAAGGTGAGGCCCGCGTCGGTGACCGGCTCGGCGTACTCGTAGACCGCGCTCAGCTCGGCGCTGCCTGCCTTGGCCACGGCGCCGAGCGACTTCTCCAGGATCGTCGTCAGCCCGCCCGCCTTGTTGCCGGGCGAGGGGTTGTTGTCGAGCGTGCCGCCGCCGCGCGTCATGTACTCCTGCCACCAGTCGATGCGGTCGAGGAGCCGGCGGCCGACCGCCTCGCTCACCGCGCGCCGGGTGAGCAGGTGCTCCGCGCCGAAGACCTCGGGCGTCTCGGCCAGCACGCTCGTGCCGCCCTGCGCGACGAGCAGGTCCGACGCACGGCCGAGCGCGGGGTTGGCCGTGATGCCGGAGTACCCGTCGGACCCGCCGCAGTTCAGGCCGAGCACCAGCGCGGACGCGGGGACGGTCTCGCGGCGCCTGCCCTCGAGCTCGTCGAGCATGCGGCGCACGACCGCGACGCCGGCGCGGACGGTGGCCCGGACGCCGCCCTCGTCCTGGATCGTCAGGTGCTCGACGAGCGTGTCGGGGGACGCGGGCAGGTCCGCGAGCAGCCCCTGCACCGCGAGCATCTCGCAGCCCAGCCCCAGGACGAGCAGCCCCGTGACGTTGGGGTGCGCGGCGTACCCGCGCAGCGTGCGTCGCAGCACCTGCCCACCCTCGGACGCCGGGACGAGCCCGCAGCCCGAGTCGTGCGTGAGGGCGACGACGCCGTCGACGTGCGGCCACGCGTCCAGCACCGGGCCGCGGAACTGGTCGGCGATCATGCGGGCGGTGGACGCCGAGCAGTTCACCGACGTGACGATGCCGACGTAGCTGCGCGTGCCGACCCGGCCGTCCGCGCGGCGGAACCCCTCGAACGTGCGGGTGGTGGTCGCGGGCGCCACCCGGACGCGCGCCGTGCCGAACTCGTACGCGTGCGCGATGGCGCCCATGCCGAGGTTCTGCGTGTGCACGTGCTCGCCGGGTGCCACCGGCGCCGTCGTGCGGCCGATGACCTGGCCGTACTTGTGCACCCGCGCCGCCGCGGGCAGGGCCCGTACCGCGAGCTTGTGGCCGCGCGGCACGCCGGCGGTGAGCGTCACGACGGCCGTGCTGCCGCCCGGCCCGCCCGGCAGCGCGAGCGACGTCCCCGCCGGCACGTCGCGCGTGGTCACGGCGACGTCGTCGTCGGGCGCGAGCAGGAGGGCGACGGCGGCGAGCGGGACGGGTGCGGTCGGCTGCGCCGGGTGGCCCGGGCCGGGGGCGGTGGGGCGGTCGGCGGGGGTGGTGCTCACGGGGCTCCGTCGGGTCGGGGACGGGTGTCCTGCACGGGAGAGGGCGGGGAGAGGCGGGGAGAGTCCGGTGGAACGGAGTGGAACGACTGCAAACGCTTCCAGCATCGTCCCACCGGGCCGGCGGGCTGTCGAGGGCGGCGGACCCGCGGCCCGGTCGCCCTGTCCGTGCCGGCGACTGTCGGAGGCGCCCGGCACACTGGCGCGGTGCCGAGTGACGTGAACAACCCGACCGCCGACGACCGCCCCGCCGACGACCGCCCCGCCGACGACCGCCCCGCCGACGACCTCCCCGCCCACGACCTCCCCGCCCACGACCGCCCCGCCGAGGCCGGGACCCCGACCGCCCGCGCCGCCGCTCGCGCGCGCGGCCGCCGCCGCGACGACCGCCGGCCGCGCGCCCTCGTCCTGGTGGGACGCGGGCGGTACGAGGACCCGTGGCACGACGACGCCGCGACGGCCGGTGCCCTGCAGCCGCTCCTGGCGGCCGAGGGCTGGGACGTGCACGTGCACGGCACGTCCCCGGCCCTGCTCGCCGACGACGGGCTCGTCGCGGCGACCGTGGGCCGCCCCGACCTCGTGGTCGTGGCGGCCGGGACGGGGCGCTCGGACCCCGACTTCGACGGGGACGACGCCGCCTGGGCCGCGTTCCACACGGCGCTCGCGGGGTTCGTGACGGGCGGCGTCCCGCTGCTCGCGCTGCACGCCGCGGCGAACACGTTCCACGACGCGCCGGCCTGGTCGGGCCTCGTCGGCGGGCGCTGGACCGACGGCACGTCGTGGCACCCGCCCATCGGCACGGCGACGTTCGACGTCGCCGACCCCGCGCACCCCGTGACCGCCGGTCTCGGCCCCGTCGAGGCGTTCGACGAGCAGTACTGCGACCTCGCGGTCGACCCCGGCAGCCACGTGCTGCTGACGACGCGGCACGAGGGCCGCGACCACCCCGTCGTGTGGGTTGCGCCGGGCCCCGCGCGCGTCGTCTACGACGGGCTCGGGCACGACGTGCGGTCGTGGGCGAGCCCGTCCCGGCGCGACCTCGTGCGGCGCACCGTGGCCTGGCTCGCCGCTCGCTGACCGGACCGCCCGGCGGCTCGGTGGG is a genomic window containing:
- a CDS encoding altronate dehydratase family protein, giving the protein MSTTPADRPTAPGPGHPAQPTAPVPLAAVALLLAPDDDVAVTTRDVPAGTSLALPGGPGGSTAVVTLTAGVPRGHKLAVRALPAAARVHKYGQVIGRTTAPVAPGEHVHTQNLGMGAIAHAYEFGTARVRVAPATTTRTFEGFRRADGRVGTRSYVGIVTSVNCSASTARMIADQFRGPVLDAWPHVDGVVALTHDSGCGLVPASEGGQVLRRTLRGYAAHPNVTGLLVLGLGCEMLAVQGLLADLPASPDTLVEHLTIQDEGGVRATVRAGVAVVRRMLDELEGRRRETVPASALVLGLNCGGSDGYSGITANPALGRASDLLVAQGGTSVLAETPEVFGAEHLLTRRAVSEAVGRRLLDRIDWWQEYMTRGGGTLDNNPSPGNKAGGLTTILEKSLGAVAKAGSAELSAVYEYAEPVTDAGLTFMDTPGYDPVSVTGLVAGGATVVVFTTGRGSVLGTKPAPCIKVATNSEMYERMREDMDLDAGRIVTGTATIEGVGEEILDLVLAVASGRPTVSEELDLGRDEFVPWQLGAVT
- a CDS encoding LacI family DNA-binding transcriptional regulator, with the protein product MPTTLQDVAREAGVSAATASRALTGGTVSPSTRDAVRAVAERLGYRPNRAARGLITGRAGALGLVVPDLTNPFFADVAKGVAARARAADLPVFVTDTDEEAGLEVEAVASLRRGTDGLLLCSPRASDAALLDVADRATTVLLHRRVDGLPSVVADLADGTRQAVEHLRALGHRRIVYVPGRPSSWAGAQRDLGLAAATADGGVEVVRCPAVAPTFAGGVQAADLVLADGATAVLAYNDLVAVGLLTRAAARGVRVPDDLSVVGHDDTVATMGHPALTTVAVPQRRAGATAVDLLLRLVAAARASAAEPPCDTELTLPTHLVVRASTAEPARRRRP
- a CDS encoding ThuA domain-containing protein, which produces MPSDVNNPTADDRPADDRPADDRPADDLPAHDLPAHDRPAEAGTPTARAAARARGRRRDDRRPRALVLVGRGRYEDPWHDDAATAGALQPLLAAEGWDVHVHGTSPALLADDGLVAATVGRPDLVVVAAGTGRSDPDFDGDDAAWAAFHTALAGFVTGGVPLLALHAAANTFHDAPAWSGLVGGRWTDGTSWHPPIGTATFDVADPAHPVTAGLGPVEAFDEQYCDLAVDPGSHVLLTTRHEGRDHPVVWVAPGPARVVYDGLGHDVRSWASPSRRDLVRRTVAWLAAR